From the Mesorhizobium koreense genome, the window AGGCCGCAAGGCCCGATACGGCGCCACGGGGGTTGGTGATGACATAGGTCGGCATGGCCCGCAGCAGTTCCGTATGCGGGGCCTTGTCCTCGAAGGCGGCGCGGAAGGCGCCGTTCTTCAGCGCCGGCACGATCTTCTGGGCGATGCCGCCGGTGAGATAGACGCCGCCGCGGCTCATGAAGACCAGCGCCAGATCGCCCGCCGTGCGGCCGAGGCAGGTGACGAACATGGAAAGCGCCTCGGCGGCGGTCGGATCGGACTTTTCCAGCCCGGCGGCGGTGATTTCTGCGGGGGTGGCCAGCGCCGGCTCCCTGGCATCGGCCTTGGCGATGGCGCGGTAGATGTTGACGAGACCCCGCCCGCAGAGAAGCTGTTCGCCCGAAATCCGCCCCTCGATCTTCTCAAGATGCGGAAAGACCTCGAAATCGCGCGGCGTGCGCGGGCCGATGTCCATATGGCCGCCCTCGCCCGGAACGGGAATCCAGCGGTGACAGGCGTGGATGAGACCCGCGACGCCGAGCCCCGTGCCCGGCCCCAGGATGACGCGGCTGGCGCCTTCCTCGGAGACGCCGCCGCCGATCTTTTCCATCTGGTCCTCGCCGAGCGCCACGACCGACAGCGCCTGCGCCTCGAAGTCGTTGAGCACGACGATATCCTCGAGCCCGAGCCCGGAGGCCATCGCCTTCGGACGAACGACCCAGTTGCAATTGGTGAGTTCGATCTCGTCGCTTTCGACAGGTCCGGCAACCGCCAGGACCGCCGAGCGCGGCTGGATCGACGTGTGGTCGAGGATCGCCGACTGGATCGCGTCGTCGATATTGGGGAAATCCGCCGTCTGGACGGTCGGGAATTCCTTGGGCTCGGCGTAGCTGTCGAGCAGGATAGCGAAGCGCGCATTCGTCCCGCCTATATCCCCGATCAGGATCGGAAATTTCAGGACGCCGTCGTCGCTGTCGGTTGGCTGCATGGTCGGTCTGTTTCCTGCGATACTGCGTTACCCGCCTCGGCGCGCTTACCTAATGGGTCAATGATGGCGAAGGTTCAACGCCCTGCGGCGCGCTAAATCGGTTGAAACGTATAGAAGCACCGATCACGCAAGGAAAGTGTCATCCAGCGGGACGAACAGGATTCACTCGACGGTGGGACGCGGCGGCTATTTTCCCCGTTTCGGGCGCGGCTCGGGCAACGGCACGATAGAAGCAGGCGGCGTCGGCGCATATGCGCTGACCGGTACCGCATCGTCGCCCCCGGCAGGCTCCGACACCGCCACGGCCGTCGAGGCGGCGGCGGGCGCCGCGAGCACGCTCATGCATGCGCTCGGCAAGGCGGACAGCCGCATGATGTCGCGCGCCTTCGGCTTCGGGTTCTTTGCCGGCCGCCACGGCTCCTCGGTGAACCACCAGGCGAGCGACTTGTCACAGCCCTCCTTGCTAGGCTGCCATTGCTCCTTGCAAAGCGGCGAGCCCGACTGGCAACCGATGCGGACATGGAAATGGTCGTCATGGCCCCAGAAGGGACGGATCTTGCTGAGCCAGCTCCGGTCGCCTTTCACCGTGTCGCAGAGTTTCTTCTTGACGCCCGGATGCACCAGCACCCGCTCCACCTCGGGCTCGCTCGCCGCCATCTTCAGGATACCCTCATAAGCGGGCGTCCAACGGCTATCGTCGACATAGAGAGAATGCGGCTTGAGCACGGAGACGGCGCTCATCGTTTCACGCTGGTGCAGGGTCAGGCCGCCCTTCGGCATCGGCATGAACCAGATATCGGCATCGAGCCCGATCTGGTGCGAGGCATGCCCGGTCGTCATCGGGCCGCCGCGCGGCTGCGAGATGTCGCCGACGAGGAGGCCGTTCCATCCGACCTTGGTCCCGTCTTGTGCCAGCCTTTCGAGCACCTTGATGAGCGTCGGGTGGCCCCAGCGCCGGTTTCGTGACGGCCGCATCACCTCCCAATGGGCTCCATCGAGCGGCAGCCCGACGCCGCCCTCGAAACAGCCCTTCGAATAAAAGCCGATGGATTGCGCAGGCCCGGCCGCGGGCAGCTTCTCCGCGCCGAAGGCGAGCTTCGCCAGCGGGTCGTCGGCCATTGCCGGCCTGGCCGAAACCAGGGCGGCGGCACACAGCGCCGCGGCGGTCAGATTGCGCGCTAGCGCAGCCAGGGAAGGCATGACCCGTCTCCTTTGTCCTGCTCGCGGAAGGATCAAGCGTGGCGGGTCATGATTAACGAAGCGCTAATCTATGCCGCGGCCGAATCATAGCACGGCCACGGCACGCGCGCAGCTACGGCTTATTGGCGTCAACCGGCCGAATTCAGCGTCATCGACGTTCCGGTCGCCGCCGCGTTCAGGCCGAGCTGGCCCTGCACGCTGATCGTTTGCAGATGGACGGAACCGGAGGTGCCGCCGACAAGCACATTGGCGCCAACGCCCGCGCCGACCGTCGCCTCCACGGTCGCGCCTTTATAAAGGCCGCCAAGCGAGCCGTGATGATAGCCCGCCGTCGGCGCGAAGACCGCCCATACGAGGCGGCCGCGCTTCGTGAAGCCGACATCGACGCCAAGCTTGCGGATCGTGCCGGTGTAGCGATCGCGGCGGCCGCTATTCGAATGGAAAACGCAGTCGACTTCCTTGGCGGAGCCGAGGAGATAGCCGACGCCGCCGCCGATATCGCAGGCGAGATAGCCGATGCGCACGCCGCCGCGCGCGTCCGGCTCGTGGTAGACATTTGCTTCGCGATAGGTGGAAAGGTCGGCCGCGGCCGCAACCGAAACGGCGGCAAGCGACCCCAAAACCAACGAGGCCGCCGAAAGAATCTTTTTCATGATCTTGCTCCTCAAGCGATGTGTAAATCCGATGACCGTCCCCATGGCCCGGACGGGGGGAATGGTGCATAGGCACAACAAGACCGCGCCTACACCCGCCCTTGCAGGATTGAACGGCGAAGGCCCTCTTCTTGTTCCAAGGTGCGGCAGTCTGGCAATTTTGGCGAAGAACGGATTGACCGTTCAGCGCCAATCGTCTTCCGCCCACATGCGCGTCAGCGCGGTGCGGTAATCGGGCCAGGCGAAGGCATATCCCGCCTCCTTGATCCTCGCATTGGAGACACGCTTGTTCTCGCCGTAGAAGGAGCGCGCCATCGGCGTCATCTCCGCCCGATCGAAGGGGATTTCCGGCGGCGGCTCGACGCCCATCAGTTCCGCCGCGAAGGTAACGACATCCTCCGCCGGCGAAGGCTCCCCGTCGGCGAGATTGAAGACGCCGCCCATTTCCCTCTCCGCCAGCAGCGACAGGGCACCGGTAATGTCCTCGACATGGATACGATTGAAGATCTGGCCGGGCTTGACGATGCGCCGGGCGGTGCCGGCCGCGAGGCTCGCAAGGGCATTGCGGCCCGGTCCGTAGATGCCGGCCAGCCGCAGCACCGCGAGCGGCAGGCCTTCCCTTTCGGCTGCCCTTTGCCACGCCTTTTCCGCCTCCAGCCGCTCGACGGAGCGCCGGGAGACCGGTCGGCATTCGCTCCCCTCGTCGACCCATGCGCCGCCATGGTCGCCATAGACGCCGACCGTCGAAAGGTAAGAAATCCAGCGCAGATCGGGCATGGCCTGCCGGAGCCTACCATCGACATGCGGCAGGAGCGGGTCATGGCTTTCGTCTCCCGCGCCGGCTTCCGGCGCGGCGGAAAGCACGAGATGCGTCGTCCGCTTCAGCGTATCTGCCATTTCGGAACTGACCGTGCCATCGAAAATCAGCGGCTCGATACCGTCCTCGCGCAATGCATCGAACTTTTCGGGCGAGCGCGTTGTGCCGGAGATCGCCTCGGCCTGCCCTCGCTGTCGGCGAGCGTAGGCCCGCGCCGAATAGCCGGCTCCGAGCAGGAAGATACGCTTCTTCATGCGGAAAGCCTTTCATCGAGAGCTATCCGCCACTCGTCAAGTACCGAAGCGTCCGTTTCCTGTTGCAAATGCTTCCGTGCAAGCTTTGCGAAGTCCTCCAGCCCCATCAGCCGTGACAGCGCCCAGACCGCTGCGCCCCTGACAAGCGGCGATGCGTCCGCCAGAAGTTCCCCGCATCGCCTCGCAAGCGCCGGCTTGCCGCTGTTGCCGGCGGCAATCAGTACGTTGCGCACGAAGCGGTCGCGGCCGATCCGCTTCACCGGTGAGCCGGAGAAGAGCGCGCGGAATGCCGTGTCGTCCAATGCCAGTAGATCGCCGAGGCTCGGCGCGCGCAGTTCCTCGCGTGCGGAAAACTTCGCCTCCGCCGCCGACCGGGCGAATTTGTTCCAGGGACAGACGGCGAGGCAGTCGTCGCAGCCATAGATGCGGTTGCCCATGGCGGCGCGGAATTCGCGCGGGATCGGCTCCTTGTGCTCGATCGTCAGGTAGGAGATGCAGCGCCGCGCATCGAGCCGGTAGGGCGCGGGAAACGCGCTTGTCGGGCAGATATCGAGGCAGGCATGGCAGGAGCCGCAATGGTCCGTCTCCGGCTCGTCCGGCTCGAATTCGGTGGTGGTGAAGATCGAGCCGAGGAAAAGCCAGGAGCCGAATTCGCGGCTGACCAGGCTGGTGTGCTTTCCCTGCCAGCCGAGGCCGGCGGCCGCCGCGAGCGGCTTTTCCATGACGGGCGCGGTATCGACGAATACCTTGACATCGGCGCCGCTTCTGGCCGCCAGCTTGCCGGCGACGATCTTGAGTTTGCCCTTGACCACGTCGTGATAGTCGCGGTTCTGCGCATAGACGGAGATCGCGCCGCGATCCCGCCGGGCAAGGATTTCCAGCGGGTCGCGGTCGGGGCCATAATTCATGCCGAGCATGACGATTGAGCGCACCTCCGGCCACAGATGGCCAGGTTCGGCACGCCGCTCCGCGGTTTCCTCCATCCACCCCATCGTGCCGTGAAAACCCTCGGCGATGAACCGGGCGAGGCGTTCCGCAGTGGGGCCGGTCGCGTCCGGCCGGGTGAAACGGCAGATGTCGAAGCCTGCGCTCAGGGCCTCTTCGATCACGAAAGCGCGCAGCCTGTCGGGGCGGGATTTGCGCTCGCACTGCTCTTCAGAAATCGAGGTCGGCATAGGAGGACACCGGCGAAAGGCCGCGCACCCTGTCGGTCAGCAGCGGGCGGAAAGACGGCCGCGATTTCACCCGCGAATACCAGTCCTTGGCGGCCGGGAAATCCCCCCAGTTCACCTCGCCCAGATAGTCGAGCACGGAGAGCGCGGCCGCGGCCGCCAGATCGGCATAGGTGATACGGCCGCCGCCCAGCCAGTCGCGCGTGCCGGCAAGCCAGTTGGTGTATTTCAGATGCTGGCGCACATTGGAGCGCGCCGCGCGGATCGCGGCCGAATCGGGCGAGCCGCCGCCCTGGGAACTCGGCATGAACGGCTTCAGCACGCGCTCGCGCACGAGATGCCGCGTCACCTCGCTCTCCATCTTATCGAGATACCAGTCGCAGAGACGCCTTATCTCCGCGCGCTCCATCGGGTCCTCGGCGAAAAGCCTCTTGTCGCGCTTCAGTACACCGCGCGTTTCATCCACATATTCAGCAATCACGCCCGCGCCGACAATGGGCACATCGCCCTCGGCAAGAAGCACCGGCAGGCTGCCGGCCGGGTTGAGCGAGAGGAATTCCTTGCGCCGCAGCCATGGTTTTTCCTCAATCAGCGCCAATTCCTCGCCATACTCGGCAAAGCAGAGCCGTATGAAGCGGCAGGTGGCAAACATCGGATGGTGGAAAAGCGTCAGCATGACGGATTGAAACGTACTCTATGGCTTTTGACGACAAGGGCCGATAAATCTCGGCGGCCTGATTCTCCGGGCGATTCGGGCCGGTTCAGCGCCTCCGACCTATAGGGCCGGTTGGCCACCGTGACAAGCAACCGCCTCGCAGTCCCCCCACTCCGCACCGGAGACCTTCATGGAACACCAGACGATCCTGCAAGCGCTCTTCCTCGGCATATTGGAGGGACTGACGGAGTTCATTCCCGTCTCCTCGACCGGGCATCTCCTGCTTGCCGGCCATTTCATGGGCTTCAAATCCACAGGCAAAGCGTTCGAGATCCTGATCCAGCTCGGCGCGATCCTCGCCATTCTCAGCGTCTATTTCCGCAAGCTATGGCAGATGCTGATCGACCTGCCGCGTGACCGGATCACCCAGCATTTCGTGGTCGGCATAATTCTCGCCTTTCTGCCAGCCGCCTTTCTCGGCGTGCTCCTGCACGATTTTATCGAAACGGTTCTGTTCGAATCGCCGCGCCTCATCTGCATCATGCTGGTCCTCGGCGGCATCGTTCTGCTGGTGGTCGACCGCATGCCTATCAAGGCACGCTATCACGACGTCGAAATCATGCCGTGGCTGGTCTATCTCGGCATCGGCGTATTCCAGTGCCTGTCGCTGATCCCGGGAACGTCGCGCTCCGGCGCGACGATCGTCGGCGCCATGCTGCTCGGCACCGACAAGCGCACCGCCGCCGAATTCTCCTTCTTCCTGGCCATGCCGACCATGGTCGGCGCCTTCGTCTACGATCTTTACGCCAACCGGAACGTACTGAGCGCAAGCGATGTGCCGATCATCGCGGTCGGCTTCGTCGCGGCCTTCATCGTGGCGCTGATCGTCGTGCACACGCTGCTCGACTATGTGTCGAAGCGCGGTTACGCGCTGTTCGGCTGGTGGCGGCTGGTGGTCGGCGGTCTCGGGCTGGCGGCGCTGGCGATCTGGGGCTGATCGGCGCGGCCGCTCAGGCGGCTATCTTGCGCGTGAACTGGCCGGCCACCCGATAGCGCCACAGATAGCTCGGCAGGATCGTGCCGACGGTCTCGCCGGCGATGCCGATGCCTTCCAGCGTGCGCCCTTTCTTCTTCGCCTCTTCGGAAACGACATTGTCGATGCCGAGCTGAATCACCTGGTCGGCGGTGAGCAGCGGTTTCGGCAGAAGGCCGAGGACGGCCGCCTGCATCCGGGCGATCGACCATGGCGTGTTGAGGAGGATGCGCTTTCGCTCGATGACGCGCAGCATCTCCTCCATGCATTCGCGAAAGGTCAGCACTTCCGGTCCACCGAGTTCATAGACCGTGCCGCCTTTGAGATCGCCGTCGACCGAACGCGCGATCGCCTCGGCCACATCGCCGACATAGACCGGCTCGAAGCGCGTCTCGCCGCCGCCGATCAGCGGAAGGAAGGGCGAATAGCGCGCCATGCCGGCAAAACGGTTGAAGAAATGATCCTCGGGCCCGAAGACGATGGACGGACGGAAGACAACGGCGTCCCTCACTGTCTCCAAGACGGCGCGCTCGCCCTCGGCCTTGCTGCGGGCATAGGCAGAGGGTGAATTGCGGCTGGCGCCGATGGCGGAGACATGGGTAAGGCCGGCGCCCGCCCCGCGCGCGGCTTCGGCGACGGCACGCGCGCCGAAGCCATGGATCGCCGAAAAGGTCTGCCGCCCGGATTTGTTCAGGATGCCGACAAGATTGATGACATGATCCGCGCCTTCGACGGCCCGGTCCACCGACCAGCGGTAGCGCAGATTGGCCTGCATCGGCATGACCTGGCCGACATTGCCGAGCGGTTGCAGATGGCCGGCGAGATCGGGGCGGCGGACGGCGGCGCGGATGCGGTAGCCGCGCTTGGCCAAGGCTCGCACGACATGCCGGCCGATGAATCCGGAAGCGCCGAATATTGCGACGAGCTTCGGCGTTTCGGTGATCTCGATCATCTTCCTGTCGTCTCCGTCTGTCGGCCGTTACGAACGCCCGAGGCGGGCGATTGCCGGCATTTTCTTAGTCCGATTTTCCCGAAAGGCAAAGGGCGCGGATGCCGCGTTCACGGTTTACGGCGTATCCGCCACTGTCGCCTGTTTTTCCGCGCGTTCCACGGCTTGCTGCGCCGCCCCCGCCACAGCCTTCTGTTCTTCCGGCGTGAGCACATGGTCCGTCAGCACTTCCACCTTCACATTGCGCTCGGCGAAGGAGATGCCGTGCTGATCGAAAATATCGCGCAGCTTCTGATAGGCGTCGCGCCTCACCATCCATTGCGCCCCGTTCGGCTTGGTCATGAACTTGACGCCGATGACCATGTTGAACTCTTCCATCCGCCGCACGCCCTGGAATTTGAGCGGTTCGATGAAATGCGGTCCGTAGTCGGGGTTCTCCAGCAATTCGGCGCTGACCTGTTTGACGAGTTTCTTCACCAGCCCGAGATTGGTATCGAAGGGCACGCGAAATTCGAGCTTCAGGATGATCCAGTCGCGGCTGTAATTGGTAAGCGCCTTCAGCTCGCCGAAGGGAATCGTGTGCACCGCGCCACGATGGTGGCGCACGCGCAGCGAACGGAGCGACATCCCCTCGACCGTGCCGCGCAGATTACCCTCCTCGATATATTCGCCGACACGGAAGGCGTCATCCAGCAGGAAGAAGATGCCCGATACGATGTCGCGAACCAGCGTCTGGGCGCCGAAGCCGATGGCGATACCGACCACGCCGGCGCCGGCGAGCAGCGGCCCGATATTGACGCCTAGCGAGGAAAGCACCGTAAGGGCGACGATGACCAGTACGGTCACCATGAGGAACATGCGCAGGATCGGCAGGAGCGTCGCCATGCGCGCCTCGGGACCGGGCATGGCGCCCGGCTGCGGCGGAGTGAACCCCGCGAGCCGCCGATCGATGGCCGTTTTGGCCCAGACCCAGACGAGATCGGCAATCAGGAGGGTCACCGCGACGTTCGCGAAAATAGCGAACAGCCGGCCGGCGATGGCATGCGACTGCGACAGGGTCAGGAAGCCGGTGTGCCAGGCAGAGGCGAGCGCGGCCACGGCCGAGATCAACACCACGATGCGGCCGACCCGGCGCGCGATCGGGCGATAGACCTCGTAGCGGTCGGCATCTTCCACGTCCGCGGCCTCTGGTGTGCCGCCGGCCTCGGGCAAAGGCGGGACGGCGGCTGCTTCGGCCCTCGCATCCTCTTCCGCGCGATCGAACAAATGGTCGATCAGCGCCGCGACCGCCTTCGCCACAGGCATGACGAGTGCGAGGATGGCGACCGTCCACATGAGTTGCGAGGCGCCGATCAGCCAGAGCAGGAAGATGACGACGATCAGCGCGGTGTAAAGCAGGGGCGCGACGCGGTAGAGTGCCCGGCGCCCCGGATCGGCCGGAACGGTACGGTGCCGATGGATGCGCCAGACCATCGAGATAAGCGCGGCAGCGATGAGAAGCGCGAAGATGACCGCGACAGCGAGCGCGGCGCTACGCACCTGCGCGGTGCCGCTGTCGCTCATCGCGAGATTGCTGATTATGTCGGTGATGGTCGCGCCGAAGATCGTCACCGCGGCGGCCAACACGATCCAGCGGTGGACGGTGCGCGCACGCCGGTCGTCGAGCGGCACCAGCCGCAGGTCGGAGACACGCGGCGCCAGGATAAAGCGCGAAAGCGCGCCGACAATCCTGAGCGTGACGACCGCCACAAGCAGGCCGGCCACCATGTTCTGGACGAAAGGCGCCCAGTCGAAGGCGAGGAAGGCGCCAAGCGAGCCGACGGCGAAAAGCGCGATGCCGCCGGCGCCTATCGCCATCCTCGCAAGCGCCTGGGCAAAGCGGCGCCAGAGCGTTGTCGGGCGGAGATATTCCAGGCGCACCATGAGCGGATGGAAATACTGCCAGTAGAGCCATTCGATGCCGCCGCCCACGAAGAGAAAGATCACCACATAGGTTATCGTGCGCAGCGTCTCGCCATGGGGCATTTCCTGCTGCCAGGCATCGCGGAGCACCATGGAGGCCGAGGGAAGCGCCTCGCTGGCATGATCGAGTTCGATCGCACGTGCCTTCGTCCGGCCGAGGAAGCGCATGAGTTCGTCACGCGCCATCATTGCCGGGTTGCCGCCTTGTTGTAGCGCCGGCGGCGCGGCGGCCGCGTTCTGCTTCAGCCATTCGACGATGCGAGGGTCACTCAGGAGACGAAGCAGGTCCTGAACGTCGGCCGGCGCCGGTTGGGCCGCTTCGGTGGACGGGGCGGGCTTGCTGCGGAAGAGGTTGAGGCCTTGCGCCGTTGCGGCGATGCAGCCGGGAAAGATTATTGCGATGGCAAGCGCCATCATCACGATCTTAGGACAGGCGCGCCTCATTGTGCCGGCTCCGGCTGAGGCCCGGCCGGCGCGGGCGAATGACGCCTCTCGCGCAAATCCGCCGGGCGGATATCCGGTGGGACAAGGCGCTCCACCTGCAGCCAGCCGCCATGCGGCACAAGCTGGCAGGCAAGCCGCACCTCATCGTCGGCCTCGAGCCGCCCGAGCGTCTGCCGCTCGACGTCGTTGCGGGGCGGCAAGGGAAATTCCGATCCCGCCACGCGGATACGGCAGGTGCCGCAGCGTCCGCGGCCGCGGCACAGATGCGCATGCGGGACGTGATGCATCTGCGCGATCTGCAGCACGCTCGGCCCGGCGTCCACGGTGAATTCCGGTCCACCGACCCAGGCAATGCGCAGTTTGGCATGGTCATGCTTCAGCCGGATGGCGCGGCCGATCAGCGTCAGCCCGACCAGCGCGGCAAAGAACCAGATCGCCCGCCATTTGATATGAGAGAGCGTGACGACCGCCTGCTGCAGCGCCTCGCTCGTGAGCGGAGGGTTCGGCGCCATCTCCGCCGGCTCTTCGGGAGCCTGGGCTGCCTGTTCGTCGTTTGCCGCTTCGGCGGAAGCGGGAGCGGCGCTTTCTTCGACGGCGGCCGGAGCCGGCACCATGAGCTCCTTGCCGGCGTGAACAAAGCCGAGCAGCGCAAGCACAGGAATGACGACGGCGAGCGGATAGAGGATCGCCGAGACCCGGCCCCACCAGCGCTGCACCCGCATCCAGGTGAACAGACCGATGACGCCGTGCACCCATACGAAGACGAGGGTGAAGACCTGCCGCAGGCCCTCGGTCGGCACGTCGATCCAGAACAGGCCGAGCACGCTGCGGAAGGTCGGATCGTAGTCGAAAAGGTCCGCCGCGATTATGGTGCCGACCACATGCGGTGCAAGCAGCGGAATGATGCAAAGGCTGGTGAGGAGCTGGACCGCGTCGAGCCGCGTCATCCGGAAGGTATTGCGCCAGAAGAGCGCGTGCAGCCCGAGCGCGGCGTGCGTCGTGAAGGCAAGCGCAAGCAGCGCCACGCCGGGAATGCTCGTCCAGAAACCCTGGAAATAAGGCCGGGCCGCATCCATCAATCCGACGGAATAGAGGCCGAGCGACACGTTCACGAGATGGAACGCGACATAGACGAACAGCACCAGGCCGGTCGCGATCCTGAGACGCCTTGTCATCCGTCTGTCCAGTTCCCCCGAACCGGGGCCGATTATCTCGGCAAATGTGTCGGGATGCAATCATCCCGAAGAACAGGTGGCGCTCGCAAGGATACTGTGCCCGAGCGCATCGGGTATGGATGCAAAAACCCCGCCGGATCGCTCCGGCGGGGTTCTGGTTTCACGCGATGCGGCGAAGGAATTATTCCTTGTCGCCGCCTTGCTTCTTCAGCGCGGCGCCGAGGATGTCTCCCAGCGAAGCGCCCGAATCGGTCGAGCCGTACTGGGCGACCGCCTGCTTTTCTTCCGCGATCTCCAGTGCCTTGATCGAGACGGTGAGCTTGCGGGTCTTCTTGTCGAAGGAGATGACGCGGGCGTCCACCTTCTGGCCGACGGCGAAGCGATCGGGACGCTGCTCGTCACGGTCGCGCGACAGATCGGAGCGCTTGATGAAGGTTTCGAGCCCGCTCTCGACGAGCCGGACCTCGAGGCCGCCATCCTTCACCGCGATGACCTCGCAGGTGACGACGGCGTTCTTCCTGAGCTCGCCCGAAGCCGCCGCGTCGCCGGCCTTGTCGGCCTGCAACTGCTTGATGCCGAGCGAGATGCGCTCCTTCTCGATATCGACGTCGAGCACCTGCGCCTTGACCATGTCGCCGCGATTGTACTCCTCGATGACCTGCTCGCCCGGACGCGTCCAGTCGAGGTCGGAGAGGTGCACCATGCCGTCCACGTCACCATCCAGCCCGATGAACAGGCCGAACTCGGTCTTGTTCTTGACCTCGCCCTCGACCTGGGAGCCGACCGGATGGTTATGGGCGAATGCCTCCCACGGGTTCTCGAGCGTCTGCTTCAAGCCGAGCGAGATGCGGCGCTTGGCCGGATCGACCTCGAGCACGACCACGTCGACTTCCTGCGTCGTCGACAGGATCTTGCCGGGGTGCACGTTCTTCTTCGTCCACGACATTTCCGAAACGTGAATCAGGCCCTCGATGCCGGGCTCCAGTTCGACGAAGGCGCCGTAATCGGTGATGTTGGTCACCGTGCCGGTGATGCGCTTGCCGATCGGGTACTTGGCGCCGATGCCTTCCCACGGATCCGCCTCGAGCTGCTTCATGCCGAGCGAGATGCGGTGGGTTTCCTGGTTGATGCGGATGATCTGCACCTTCACCGTCTGGCCGATATTGAGGA encodes:
- a CDS encoding SDR family oxidoreductase, which gives rise to MKKRIFLLGAGYSARAYARRQRGQAEAISGTTRSPEKFDALREDGIEPLIFDGTVSSEMADTLKRTTHLVLSAAPEAGAGDESHDPLLPHVDGRLRQAMPDLRWISYLSTVGVYGDHGGAWVDEGSECRPVSRRSVERLEAEKAWQRAAEREGLPLAVLRLAGIYGPGRNALASLAAGTARRIVKPGQIFNRIHVEDITGALSLLAEREMGGVFNLADGEPSPAEDVVTFAAELMGVEPPPEIPFDRAEMTPMARSFYGENKRVSNARIKEAGYAFAWPDYRTALTRMWAEDDWR
- a CDS encoding complex I NDUFA9 subunit family protein gives rise to the protein MIEITETPKLVAIFGASGFIGRHVVRALAKRGYRIRAAVRRPDLAGHLQPLGNVGQVMPMQANLRYRWSVDRAVEGADHVINLVGILNKSGRQTFSAIHGFGARAVAEAARGAGAGLTHVSAIGASRNSPSAYARSKAEGERAVLETVRDAVVFRPSIVFGPEDHFFNRFAGMARYSPFLPLIGGGETRFEPVYVGDVAEAIARSVDGDLKGGTVYELGGPEVLTFRECMEEMLRVIERKRILLNTPWSIARMQAAVLGLLPKPLLTADQVIQLGIDNVVSEEAKKKGRTLEGIGIAGETVGTILPSYLWRYRVAGQFTRKIAA
- the queG gene encoding tRNA epoxyqueuosine(34) reductase QueG; its protein translation is MPTSISEEQCERKSRPDRLRAFVIEEALSAGFDICRFTRPDATGPTAERLARFIAEGFHGTMGWMEETAERRAEPGHLWPEVRSIVMLGMNYGPDRDPLEILARRDRGAISVYAQNRDYHDVVKGKLKIVAGKLAARSGADVKVFVDTAPVMEKPLAAAAGLGWQGKHTSLVSREFGSWLFLGSIFTTTEFEPDEPETDHCGSCHACLDICPTSAFPAPYRLDARRCISYLTIEHKEPIPREFRAAMGNRIYGCDDCLAVCPWNKFARSAAEAKFSAREELRAPSLGDLLALDDTAFRALFSGSPVKRIGRDRFVRNVLIAAGNSGKPALARRCGELLADASPLVRGAAVWALSRLMGLEDFAKLARKHLQQETDASVLDEWRIALDERLSA
- the mepA gene encoding penicillin-insensitive murein endopeptidase codes for the protein MPSLAALARNLTAAALCAAALVSARPAMADDPLAKLAFGAEKLPAAGPAQSIGFYSKGCFEGGVGLPLDGAHWEVMRPSRNRRWGHPTLIKVLERLAQDGTKVGWNGLLVGDISQPRGGPMTTGHASHQIGLDADIWFMPMPKGGLTLHQRETMSAVSVLKPHSLYVDDSRWTPAYEGILKMAASEPEVERVLVHPGVKKKLCDTVKGDRSWLSKIRPFWGHDDHFHVRIGCQSGSPLCKEQWQPSKEGCDKSLAWWFTEEPWRPAKNPKPKARDIMRLSALPSACMSVLAAPAAASTAVAVSEPAGGDDAVPVSAYAPTPPASIVPLPEPRPKRGK
- a CDS encoding glutathione S-transferase family protein, which translates into the protein MLTLFHHPMFATCRFIRLCFAEYGEELALIEEKPWLRRKEFLSLNPAGSLPVLLAEGDVPIVGAGVIAEYVDETRGVLKRDKRLFAEDPMERAEIRRLCDWYLDKMESEVTRHLVRERVLKPFMPSSQGGGSPDSAAIRAARSNVRQHLKYTNWLAGTRDWLGGGRITYADLAAAAALSVLDYLGEVNWGDFPAAKDWYSRVKSRPSFRPLLTDRVRGLSPVSSYADLDF
- a CDS encoding DUF992 domain-containing protein, producing the protein MKKILSAASLVLGSLAAVSVAAAADLSTYREANVYHEPDARGGVRIGYLACDIGGGVGYLLGSAKEVDCVFHSNSGRRDRYTGTIRKLGVDVGFTKRGRLVWAVFAPTAGYHHGSLGGLYKGATVEATVGAGVGANVLVGGTSGSVHLQTISVQGQLGLNAAATGTSMTLNSAG
- a CDS encoding glucokinase; translation: MQPTDSDDGVLKFPILIGDIGGTNARFAILLDSYAEPKEFPTVQTADFPNIDDAIQSAILDHTSIQPRSAVLAVAGPVESDEIELTNCNWVVRPKAMASGLGLEDIVVLNDFEAQALSVVALGEDQMEKIGGGVSEEGASRVILGPGTGLGVAGLIHACHRWIPVPGEGGHMDIGPRTPRDFEVFPHLEKIEGRISGEQLLCGRGLVNIYRAIAKADAREPALATPAEITAAGLEKSDPTAAEALSMFVTCLGRTAGDLALVFMSRGGVYLTGGIAQKIVPALKNGAFRAAFEDKAPHTELLRAMPTYVITNPRGAVSGLAAYARTPARFGVSTHGRRWKSG
- a CDS encoding undecaprenyl-diphosphate phosphatase, whose product is MEHQTILQALFLGILEGLTEFIPVSSTGHLLLAGHFMGFKSTGKAFEILIQLGAILAILSVYFRKLWQMLIDLPRDRITQHFVVGIILAFLPAAFLGVLLHDFIETVLFESPRLICIMLVLGGIVLLVVDRMPIKARYHDVEIMPWLVYLGIGVFQCLSLIPGTSRSGATIVGAMLLGTDKRTAAEFSFFLAMPTMVGAFVYDLYANRNVLSASDVPIIAVGFVAAFIVALIVVHTLLDYVSKRGYALFGWWRLVVGGLGLAALAIWG